From the genome of Spirosomataceae bacterium TFI 002, one region includes:
- a CDS encoding 3-oxoacyl-[acyl-carrier-protein] reductase: MNLLVGKVALITGASRGIGKSIAESFVAQGAQVAFTYLSSVEKGEALEKELSANGTKVKGYRSDASDFAQANELVENVVADFGKIDILINNAGITKDNLMLRMSEADWDDVLRINLKSAFNMVKAISKPMLKARAGSIINITSVVGVMGNAGQANYAASKAGMIGFTKSIAKEFGARGIRCNAIAPGFIETEMTGELDQNQLDSWLKNIPLKRAGAGTDVANGCTFLASDMSTYVTGQVLMVDGGMVM, encoded by the coding sequence ATGAATTTATTAGTTGGCAAAGTTGCCTTGATAACGGGAGCTTCTCGTGGAATTGGAAAAAGTATTGCAGAGTCTTTTGTAGCTCAAGGAGCTCAAGTTGCCTTTACATATCTATCTAGTGTGGAAAAAGGAGAGGCTTTAGAAAAAGAGCTTTCTGCAAATGGCACAAAGGTTAAAGGATATAGAAGCGATGCATCTGATTTTGCTCAAGCCAATGAACTAGTAGAAAATGTTGTTGCTGATTTTGGCAAAATAGATATTCTAATCAATAACGCTGGAATCACTAAGGATAACCTCATGCTTAGGATGTCAGAAGCTGATTGGGACGATGTACTTCGCATAAACCTTAAATCGGCGTTTAATATGGTTAAGGCAATTTCTAAACCAATGTTAAAGGCTAGAGCTGGATCTATAATTAATATTACTTCAGTTGTTGGAGTTATGGGAAATGCTGGTCAAGCAAACTATGCCGCCTCTAAAGCTGGAATGATTGGTTTTACAAAGTCCATCGCTAAAGAGTTTGGTGCTCGTGGAATACGTTGTAATGCAATTGCACCTGGTTTTATTGAAACAGAAATGACTGGTGAACTAGATCAAAATCAGCTTGATTCTTGGTTAAAAAATATTCCGCTAAAAAGAGCAGGGGCAGGAACTGATGTTGCCAATGGCTGTACTTTTTTAGCCTCTGATATGTCTACTTACGTAACTGGACAAGTACTAATGGTAGATGGGGGTATGGTGATGTAA
- a CDS encoding CRISPR-associated protein, Cas2 family, with product MLYLICYDIENDRLRSKVAKTLEKAQLQRIQYSVFLGEVSEKNLKDISIRIEKIRSEASDFNVICIPLHQPVIDTIFEIGDKPIDWAYFKGEKDF from the coding sequence ATGCTCTATTTGATTTGCTACGACATAGAAAACGACCGACTAAGAAGCAAGGTTGCGAAAACGCTTGAGAAAGCACAATTACAGCGTATTCAATACTCAGTTTTTTTAGGCGAGGTTTCAGAAAAAAACTTAAAGGACATTAGTATACGGATAGAGAAAATAAGGAGTGAAGCAAGTGATTTTAATGTAATATGTATACCTTTACATCAGCCCGTAATCGATACTATTTTTGAGATAGGAGACAAGCCAATTGATTGGGCGTATTTTAAAGGAGAAAAAGATTTTTGA
- a CDS encoding 16S rRNA (cytidine1402-2'-O)-methyltransferase, protein MPLYVVPTPIGNLDDITLRAIKVLKSVDYILAEDTRTSGKLLKHFEIQTKQRSYHIFNEHKVVKSIISDLQNGQSIALISDAGTPAISDPGFLVVRECIENDIEVDCLPGATALIPALVNSGLPSDSFVFEGFIPVKKGRMTKLNSLVEEPRTMIFYESPHRIEKTIKEFAGIFGEERRLSISREISKLHQQTVRGTFSEILANFAQITIKGEFVVIVEGFNLKTKK, encoded by the coding sequence ATGCCACTTTATGTTGTACCTACTCCGATAGGCAACCTCGATGATATTACATTAAGGGCGATTAAGGTCTTGAAATCGGTAGACTATATACTTGCCGAAGACACCCGTACTTCAGGTAAATTACTTAAGCATTTTGAAATCCAAACGAAGCAGAGGAGCTATCATATTTTCAATGAACACAAGGTTGTAAAGTCTATTATTTCTGATTTACAAAACGGTCAGTCAATAGCATTAATAAGTGATGCTGGGACACCAGCAATCTCCGATCCTGGGTTTCTAGTGGTGAGAGAGTGTATAGAAAATGATATTGAAGTCGATTGTTTACCTGGAGCAACAGCACTTATTCCCGCACTAGTAAATTCTGGGCTACCATCGGATAGTTTCGTATTTGAAGGTTTCATACCAGTTAAAAAGGGTAGAATGACCAAATTGAACTCATTGGTAGAAGAGCCGCGTACTATGATCTTTTACGAGTCTCCACATAGAATAGAAAAAACAATTAAGGAATTTGCAGGCATATTTGGTGAAGAAAGACGTTTATCTATTTCAAGAGAAATAAGTAAGTTACATCAACAAACTGTTAGGGGTACATTCTCCGAAATTCTTGCTAATTTTGCTCAAATTACCATTAAGGGTGAATTTGTAGTAATTGTTGAAGGCTTTAATTTAAAAACAAAAAAATGA
- a CDS encoding 16S rRNA processing protein RimM, giving the protein MTKNDCYFLGKVTKTHGLKGEVIVWLDVDHPEFYEELESVLVDMKGELIPYFFEEIQIRGKKSIAKFEDIDSIEAVESLINCDLYLPLDNLPELEDNGFYYHEIVGYQVFDNTTKKELGPIKAIFEGAGQDLIALEIEEKEILIPIADEIIHKVEKDSKRIELNIPEGLIELYLES; this is encoded by the coding sequence ATGACAAAAAATGATTGCTATTTTCTTGGTAAAGTAACCAAGACGCACGGACTTAAAGGCGAAGTAATAGTTTGGCTAGATGTGGATCATCCTGAATTCTATGAAGAATTGGAGTCTGTGTTGGTAGATATGAAAGGGGAGTTAATTCCTTACTTTTTTGAAGAAATTCAAATTAGAGGGAAAAAATCAATTGCAAAATTTGAAGACATTGACAGCATAGAAGCGGTTGAGAGCTTGATAAATTGTGATTTGTATCTTCCGCTTGATAATCTACCAGAGCTTGAAGATAACGGCTTCTATTATCACGAAATAGTAGGTTATCAAGTTTTTGACAACACTACAAAAAAAGAATTGGGGCCTATCAAAGCAATTTTTGAGGGTGCTGGCCAAGATCTTATTGCTTTGGAAATTGAAGAAAAAGAAATACTAATTCCCATAGCAGATGAAATTATTCACAAAGTAGAGAAAGATTCTAAGCGAATTGAACTCAATATACCAGAAGGATTAATTGAACTTTACCTTGAAAGTTAA
- a CDS encoding DNA gyrase subunit A translates to MAEENENPEEELIPKGTIIQINIEDEMKGAYIDYSMSVIISRALPDVRDGFKPVHRRVLYGMSELGVYHNRPYKKSARIVGEVLGKYHPHGDTSVYDTMVRMAQPWSLRYPLVDGQGNFGSVDGDSPAAMRYTEARLKRIAEEMLSDLNKETVDFQPNFDDSLQEPSVMPARIPNLLLNGTSGIAVGMATNMAPHNLVEVVDGINAYLDNPEITVEELIEYVKAPDFPTGGIIYGYTGVKSALETGRGRIVIRAVANFAESKTGKEQIVVTEIPYMVNKANMIEKTASLINEKKIEGISALRDESDRDGLRIVYDLKRDAVPNVVLNNLYKYTQLQSSFSVNNVALVNGRPETLNVRDMIHHYVIHRIEVITRRTEYDLREAEKRAHILEGLLIALDHLDEVIALIRKSKDPEEAREGLMTSFKLSEIQAKAILDMRLQRLTGLERDKIINEYKEIKELIDYLNSILASEDKKKELIREDLADIKTKYGDERRSKIEMAGGDFNIEDMIPDDEMLVTVSNQGYVKRTPLQDYKTQNRGGVGSRAVKTKDADYTEHLFAATNHNYLLFFTEKGKLFWLRVFEVPEGSKTSKGRAIQNLINIESDDSIRAVLNVKTLTDEDYINNNYIIMCTQKGTVKKTLLEQYSRPRVNGIIAININDGDQLLNVQLTNGNDHIVIAAGGGKAVRFHEQGVRPMGRGATGVRGINLAEGDKAIGMLCSSREDAQLLVVSENGYGKRSDVEEYRITSRGAKGVKALNITEKTGNLVAIKEVTDEDDLMIITVKGIAIRMSVADLRVMGRATQGVRLIKLTGTDAIASVTRIIKEDEDEFLEGEENTDENPNTPEASDNLETDSPSE, encoded by the coding sequence ATGGCAGAGGAAAACGAAAATCCTGAAGAGGAGTTAATCCCTAAAGGTACTATCATCCAAATAAATATTGAAGACGAAATGAAAGGGGCTTACATCGATTATTCGATGTCTGTTATCATTTCAAGAGCCTTACCCGATGTGCGGGATGGTTTCAAACCAGTTCACCGTAGAGTTCTCTACGGAATGTCGGAACTAGGTGTCTATCACAACAGACCTTATAAAAAATCTGCTCGTATCGTAGGAGAAGTGCTCGGTAAGTATCATCCACACGGTGATACCTCTGTTTACGACACCATGGTACGTATGGCACAACCTTGGAGTTTACGTTATCCATTAGTAGATGGGCAAGGTAACTTTGGTTCGGTAGATGGTGATTCACCAGCTGCAATGCGTTATACTGAAGCAAGACTGAAGCGAATAGCTGAAGAAATGCTATCTGATTTAAACAAAGAAACAGTTGATTTTCAACCTAACTTTGATGATTCCCTTCAAGAGCCTTCAGTAATGCCAGCTCGTATTCCAAACTTATTGCTCAATGGTACTTCTGGTATCGCAGTAGGAATGGCAACAAATATGGCTCCGCATAACTTGGTAGAAGTTGTAGATGGTATCAACGCTTATTTAGATAATCCCGAAATTACTGTTGAAGAGCTTATCGAATATGTAAAAGCTCCTGATTTTCCAACTGGAGGAATTATATACGGTTATACTGGAGTAAAGTCTGCTTTAGAAACTGGTAGGGGAAGAATTGTGATTAGAGCTGTTGCCAATTTTGCAGAAAGCAAGACTGGTAAAGAGCAAATCGTAGTTACTGAGATTCCATACATGGTCAATAAGGCCAATATGATCGAAAAAACTGCTTCTTTGATCAATGAGAAAAAGATAGAAGGAATCTCTGCACTTAGAGATGAGTCAGATAGAGATGGACTTAGAATTGTATACGATTTAAAAAGAGATGCCGTTCCTAATGTTGTTCTAAACAATCTATACAAGTATACTCAGCTACAATCTTCATTCAGTGTCAATAACGTTGCTTTGGTTAATGGTAGACCAGAAACCTTGAACGTTAGAGATATGATTCACCATTATGTGATTCATAGAATTGAAGTAATTACTCGTAGAACTGAGTATGATTTAAGAGAAGCAGAAAAAAGAGCTCACATTCTTGAAGGATTGCTTATTGCCTTAGATCACCTAGACGAAGTAATCGCTTTGATCAGGAAATCTAAAGATCCTGAAGAAGCAAGAGAAGGCTTAATGACTAGCTTCAAGTTATCTGAAATTCAAGCAAAAGCAATTCTCGATATGAGGTTGCAACGTTTGACAGGACTTGAGCGTGATAAAATTATTAATGAGTACAAGGAGATAAAAGAGTTGATCGATTATTTGAACTCAATTTTAGCTTCAGAAGATAAGAAAAAAGAGCTCATTAGAGAGGATTTAGCTGATATCAAAACTAAATATGGTGATGAGCGAAGATCTAAAATAGAAATGGCTGGTGGCGATTTCAACATTGAGGATATGATTCCTGATGACGAAATGCTTGTAACTGTTTCAAACCAAGGATACGTAAAACGTACGCCGCTTCAAGATTACAAAACTCAAAATAGGGGTGGAGTAGGTTCTAGAGCTGTTAAAACTAAAGATGCAGATTACACTGAGCACCTTTTCGCAGCAACTAATCATAATTACTTATTATTCTTTACTGAGAAAGGTAAGTTATTCTGGTTAAGAGTTTTCGAAGTACCAGAAGGATCTAAAACTTCAAAAGGACGAGCGATCCAAAACTTGATAAATATTGAGTCTGATGATTCAATAAGAGCGGTTTTAAATGTGAAGACATTAACTGATGAGGACTACATCAATAATAATTACATTATTATGTGTACTCAAAAAGGAACCGTTAAAAAGACGCTTCTTGAACAATATTCACGTCCTAGAGTGAATGGTATCATTGCAATTAACATCAATGATGGCGATCAATTACTTAATGTTCAGCTTACAAATGGTAATGACCATATTGTAATTGCAGCTGGCGGTGGAAAAGCTGTTCGTTTCCACGAACAAGGCGTTCGACCAATGGGTAGGGGAGCAACTGGAGTAAGAGGAATTAACCTCGCAGAGGGAGATAAGGCTATTGGAATGCTATGTTCTTCTAGAGAAGATGCTCAATTACTTGTTGTATCTGAAAATGGATATGGTAAACGTTCGGATGTGGAAGAATACCGTATAACTTCAAGAGGTGCAAAAGGTGTTAAAGCTTTAAACATTACCGAAAAAACTGGTAACCTTGTCGCGATCAAAGAAGTTACAGATGAGGATGACTTGATGATCATTACAGTAAAAGGAATTGCCATTCGTATGAGTGTAGCAGACTTGAGAGTGATGGGTAGAGCAACACAAGGAGTTAGACTTATCAAGCTTACTGGTACAGATGCAATTGCATCTGTTACAAGAATTATCAAAGAAGACGAGGACGAATTTTTAGAGGGTGAAGAAAATACGGATGAAAACCCAAATACACCTGAAGCTTCGGATAATTTAGAAACTGATTCACCAAGCGAATAA
- a CDS encoding Tetratricopeptide repeat-containing protein, producing MKRPMGMKLNNKTEMKRITLSISFALASIFAYAQTNVAADLAKQAQCDAIKAEMEPLLKASEHAKRGLKSSTWDKLGDAYINSQTQCGQDSTAADKAYAAYKKAAELEGPDGKNIEDIKAKLNGATLGNAFMTQGVAFYNVQNMKAAQHGFLKALEVNPTDTLASFYAGIVSNQLGDDENTEMAFAKYLELGGTDPAVYFSLGTKAQENEDFDTAVKYLKEGIEKNPADKDLKSALINLYLSFNKLDAAIVDLEKLVETDPTNTINLLNLGILYDNKGEAEKALMYYNKVLAIDPDNYDTNFNLGVYYFNKAVNTKKEIDNMSMDEYRKRGKDLETQVCKEFKEAQPYFQACDRAKPGDVEAGKQLETLKNVLTQCE from the coding sequence ATGAAACGTCCAATGGGTATGAAACTAAACAATAAAACCGAAATGAAGAGAATAACACTTTCAATATCCTTCGCACTGGCAAGTATATTTGCCTATGCTCAAACTAACGTAGCAGCTGACCTTGCAAAGCAAGCTCAGTGTGATGCAATTAAAGCAGAAATGGAACCTTTATTGAAAGCATCGGAGCATGCGAAAAGAGGTTTAAAAAGTAGCACTTGGGATAAACTTGGAGATGCATATATTAACAGCCAAACTCAATGTGGCCAAGATAGTACTGCTGCAGACAAAGCTTATGCTGCTTATAAAAAGGCCGCTGAACTCGAAGGCCCTGATGGAAAAAACATTGAAGACATTAAGGCTAAGTTAAACGGAGCGACTCTTGGAAATGCATTTATGACGCAGGGTGTTGCTTTTTATAATGTACAAAATATGAAAGCTGCTCAACATGGCTTTCTTAAAGCACTAGAAGTTAATCCAACAGATACTTTAGCATCGTTTTATGCTGGAATCGTATCCAATCAACTAGGAGACGATGAAAACACGGAAATGGCGTTTGCTAAATACTTAGAATTAGGTGGTACAGATCCAGCAGTTTACTTTAGTTTAGGTACTAAAGCACAAGAAAACGAAGATTTCGATACAGCAGTAAAATATTTGAAAGAAGGAATTGAAAAAAATCCAGCTGACAAAGACCTAAAATCTGCGTTAATAAATCTGTACTTGTCATTTAATAAACTAGATGCTGCTATTGTAGATTTGGAAAAGTTAGTTGAAACGGATCCAACGAATACTATCAACCTATTGAACCTTGGAATCTTATATGATAATAAGGGAGAGGCTGAAAAGGCTTTGATGTATTATAACAAAGTATTAGCTATCGATCCTGATAACTATGACACAAACTTTAACCTTGGAGTATATTACTTCAACAAAGCGGTAAATACTAAAAAAGAAATTGACAATATGTCAATGGACGAATACCGTAAGCGTGGTAAGGATTTAGAAACTCAGGTTTGCAAGGAATTTAAGGAAGCTCAACCATATTTCCAAGCATGTGATCGTGCTAAGCCAGGTGATGTAGAAG
- a CDS encoding glycine C-acetyltransferase has product MFQLSEKTEFITETFNQAKKYGVAHAMTTNKSFDGRTIQVHGRENIFLGNCGYLGLATHERIVEAAIEGIKNYGTFFSSSRVFAGLDLNEKLEDRWEQVFKRPCIVSPSTTMGHFSTLPVLVAPNDLIILDKQVHISVHTAAMVCKGQGTEVTSIQHSRLDFLEAKILDAGDKYNRIWYMADGVFSMFGDPCPGQELHALMDKYDNLYAYIDDSHGMSWDGENGVGAYLGAVDYHEKLFMALSTNKATATGGAVLVFPNQKLKEAVRNCGSTLVFSGPQSPASLNAGIVVAEMHLTKEFKELQENLMDRILFFIERAKALNIPVIYDDKTPIFFIGTGSIELGIFMINKLQEQGFFVDGAGYPSVPMNNAGLRVTLTNYLTFEDIELFLQTVAKLIQGLEMKRKFNHKEITNAFEPLMKHRNYAVVNT; this is encoded by the coding sequence ATGTTCCAATTATCAGAAAAAACAGAGTTTATAACCGAAACCTTTAATCAAGCAAAGAAATATGGTGTGGCACATGCAATGACCACAAACAAGTCGTTCGATGGAAGAACCATTCAAGTACACGGTAGGGAAAATATTTTTTTAGGAAATTGTGGGTATTTGGGTCTCGCTACGCATGAAAGAATTGTAGAAGCAGCCATAGAAGGCATCAAAAACTACGGTACATTTTTCTCATCCTCTAGAGTTTTTGCAGGATTAGACTTAAATGAAAAACTTGAAGACAGATGGGAGCAAGTATTTAAAAGGCCTTGTATCGTCTCTCCTAGCACAACAATGGGCCACTTCTCTACACTCCCTGTATTGGTTGCCCCCAATGATCTTATTATTTTAGATAAACAGGTTCATATTTCTGTACATACTGCCGCAATGGTGTGTAAAGGACAAGGAACTGAAGTTACGTCAATTCAGCATAGTAGACTTGACTTTTTGGAGGCTAAAATCTTAGATGCAGGAGATAAATATAACCGAATATGGTACATGGCCGATGGCGTGTTTAGTATGTTTGGAGACCCTTGTCCTGGTCAAGAATTACACGCCCTTATGGATAAATATGACAACTTATACGCCTATATAGATGATTCACACGGTATGAGTTGGGATGGAGAAAATGGTGTAGGTGCATATTTAGGAGCTGTAGACTATCACGAAAAGCTTTTTATGGCATTGTCAACAAATAAGGCAACTGCAACTGGTGGAGCAGTTTTAGTATTTCCTAATCAAAAACTAAAAGAAGCCGTTCGTAATTGTGGTAGTACATTGGTTTTCTCTGGTCCTCAATCACCCGCTTCATTAAATGCTGGTATTGTTGTAGCAGAAATGCACTTAACCAAAGAGTTTAAGGAGCTCCAAGAAAACCTGATGGATAGGATTCTATTCTTTATTGAAAGAGCAAAAGCTCTCAATATTCCAGTTATTTATGATGACAAAACACCAATTTTCTTTATTGGAACCGGAAGCATTGAGCTAGGAATTTTTATGATCAATAAGTTACAAGAGCAAGGATTCTTCGTTGATGGTGCTGGTTACCCAAGTGTTCCAATGAATAATGCTGGGCTTAGGGTAACACTAACTAATTACTTGACTTTTGAAGATATTGAGCTTTTTTTACAAACTGTCGCCAAACTTATTCAAGGCTTAGAAATGAAACGCAAATTTAACCACAAGGAAATCACAAATGCATTTGAACCCTTAATGAAGCACCGGAACTATGCCGTGGTAAATACTTAA
- a CDS encoding tRNA (Guanine37-N(1)-) methyltransferase, whose amino-acid sequence MLRIDIVTCLPELLEGFFSVSILKRAMENGVVEVNIHQLRDFGIGKSKQIDDYAFGGGAGMVMMMEPLVNMLKALEKDRKYDEIIYMTPDGERFAQGRANQLSLKENILIICGHYKGIDERFREKYVTLELSIGDYVLSGGEIPAAVISDAVIRLLPGAMNDETSALTDSFQDNLLAPPVYTRPAEFEGQKVPEILLSGNFKKIEDWQLSQSIERTKKRRPDLLSK is encoded by the coding sequence ATGCTTAGAATTGATATTGTTACTTGCCTACCCGAATTACTAGAAGGTTTCTTTTCAGTTTCTATTTTGAAAAGAGCCATGGAAAATGGTGTAGTAGAAGTAAATATTCATCAATTAAGAGACTTTGGAATTGGAAAATCAAAGCAAATCGATGACTATGCATTCGGCGGCGGTGCCGGAATGGTCATGATGATGGAGCCATTGGTTAACATGCTCAAGGCATTAGAAAAAGATAGAAAGTACGACGAAATTATATACATGACTCCAGATGGAGAGCGATTCGCTCAAGGAAGAGCAAATCAGCTTTCGCTTAAAGAGAATATCCTCATCATTTGCGGGCACTACAAGGGAATCGATGAGCGTTTCAGGGAGAAATACGTCACATTAGAATTATCGATTGGAGATTATGTCTTAAGCGGAGGAGAAATACCAGCTGCGGTTATTTCTGACGCCGTCATTAGGTTATTGCCAGGAGCAATGAACGACGAAACCTCAGCACTTACAGACTCCTTTCAGGACAATCTTTTAGCACCCCCAGTTTATACGCGTCCTGCTGAATTTGAAGGACAAAAAGTACCCGAAATTTTACTTTCCGGCAACTTTAAAAAAATCGAAGATTGGCAACTGTCGCAGTCTATTGAAAGGACAAAAAAAAGAAGACCAGATTTGTTGTCTAAATGA
- a CDS encoding CRISPR-associated protein, Cas2 family, which yields MLYLISYDIENDRLRTKVAKTLEKAQLQRIQYSVFLGEVSEKNLKDISIRIEKIRSEASDFNVICIPLHQPVIDTIFEIGDQPIDWAYFKGEKDFLII from the coding sequence ATGCTCTATTTGATTAGTTACGACATTGAAAATGACCGACTAAGAACCAAGGTTGCGAAAACGCTTGAGAAAGCACAATTACAGCGTATTCAATACTCAGTTTTTTTAGGCGAGGTTTCAGAAAAAAACTTAAAGGACATTAGTATACGGATAGAGAAAATAAGGAGTGAAGCAAGTGATTTTAATGTAATATGCATACCTTTACATCAGCCCGTAATCGATACTATTTTTGAAATAGGAGATCAGCCAATTGATTGGGCGTATTTTAAAGGAGAAAAAGATTTTTTGATCATATAA
- a CDS encoding SSU ribosomal protein S16P, with amino-acid sequence MAVKIRLSRKGRKKMPIYDIVVADVRAPRDGKFIEKIGQYNPNNTPASLNLRGDRALHWLMVGAQPTDTARKILSVEGIMYQKHLQVGVVKGAITQEAADEKFAAWLKSKEEARIARVAKLNDSKSAVKKAALDAERKKKEDAIAKKVDAEKAIIAAAEAEANAAAALKAEAEAPAEVEATEEVVAEAPATEDAAPADAAPAEAAPASEEEPKA; translated from the coding sequence ATGGCAGTAAAAATTAGATTATCAAGAAAGGGTCGCAAGAAGATGCCTATTTACGACATAGTCGTAGCCGATGTTAGAGCTCCACGTGATGGTAAGTTCATCGAGAAAATTGGTCAGTACAATCCTAACAACACTCCTGCAAGTTTAAACCTGAGAGGGGATAGAGCTTTGCATTGGTTAATGGTAGGTGCACAACCAACTGATACGGCCCGTAAAATTCTTTCAGTAGAAGGAATAATGTACCAAAAACATTTACAAGTAGGTGTTGTTAAAGGTGCAATTACACAAGAAGCAGCTGATGAGAAATTTGCAGCATGGTTGAAATCGAAAGAAGAAGCTAGAATTGCAAGAGTTGCTAAATTAAACGATTCTAAATCGGCTGTTAAGAAAGCTGCTTTAGATGCTGAACGTAAGAAGAAAGAAGATGCTATTGCTAAGAAAGTAGATGCTGAAAAAGCTATCATTGCAGCTGCTGAGGCAGAAGCAAATGCTGCTGCAGCATTAAAAGCAGAAGCTGAAGCTCCTGCTGAGGTTGAAGCTACTGAAGAAGTTGTTGCAGAAGCTCCAGCTACTGAAGATGCTGCTCCAGCGGATGCTGCTCCAGCGGAGGCTGCTCCAGCTAGCGAAGAAGAGCCAAAAGCTTAA
- a CDS encoding 4a-hydroxytetrahydrobiopterin dehydratase — MWKEINNSLVKEFKFDNFQAAFAFMTRVAFLSEAQNHHPTLINTYSNVKIELNTHDAGNTITDKDRRLASAIDLI; from the coding sequence ATGTGGAAAGAAATTAATAATAGCCTCGTAAAAGAGTTCAAGTTTGACAATTTTCAAGCAGCTTTTGCATTTATGACAAGAGTTGCGTTCCTATCTGAAGCACAAAACCACCATCCGACATTAATCAATACTTATTCAAATGTTAAAATTGAATTAAATACACACGATGCTGGAAATACAATTACTGACAAAGACCGTCGATTGGCATCTGCAATAGATTTAATTTAA